One genomic region from Aliarcobacter cryaerophilus ATCC 43158 encodes:
- a CDS encoding ankyrin repeat domain-containing protein, whose product MLGFFRADEDAFVKELMSSNINIDKLKKYIANGVNINGVDEKGRNYLFFFAAKKNFNAIKILISLGIDMYKEDKLGKTVLSEACEKYDFMMIKFLLDNGFDGNRKNSAGRTVLQDSVLLGNDKVFQILLNYNLDFDIKDNDGRNVVFDAIENGNLETLKKVIDNVKDINAVDKNGQTALFEAVLKDDLRLALALINIGINLNILDKNGQNVLYNTILQGMKNEILLKHLAKRGINLNVVDNRDKSILDEIFYIMVLQKYDKDIEDKRYVLINPKDDYLSLALQIIELGFKVDTLDKYGKTALQKELERKNFVNAEFLLNCGASLNIFDEHHRSLFHIEVLKGYSNNKIIDFLILKGANLNQRDKYFRTIVDNLIEIILISKGEKTRNQSLDEYIQEDGGFDILLKKLLVYEADISYTRVDGKNIVFDLVPYDSFEILDILVEYKVDLNHKDFDGNTPLMYMVDEGLRIEDRTLKAYFIKRLQNFLKYRINMDIQDKDGRTVIHKAVIADDLVIVEKLMIKKANLDIKDNHGRTALHHTQWKGNYEIARWLILAGANMNEPDNSGFNILNYAAILGHTRLVITLISSGVLMYNNNPKNKKVAEFFKSKEKILDKLVAAEDISDSKMKNALIEVVTNFKKEINEALLKK is encoded by the coding sequence GTGCTAGGTTTTTTTAGAGCCGATGAAGATGCATTTGTAAAAGAGTTGATGTCTTCAAATATCAATATCGATAAACTCAAAAAATATATTGCAAATGGTGTAAATATAAATGGAGTAGATGAAAAAGGTAGGAACTATCTTTTTTTCTTTGCTGCTAAAAAAAATTTTAATGCAATAAAAATTTTGATAAGCCTCGGTATAGATATGTATAAAGAGGATAAGCTTGGTAAAACAGTACTAAGTGAGGCTTGTGAAAAATATGATTTTATGATGATAAAATTTTTACTAGACAATGGTTTTGATGGAAATAGAAAAAACTCTGCTGGTAGAACAGTATTGCAAGATAGTGTACTTTTAGGAAATGATAAAGTTTTTCAAATACTTTTAAACTATAATTTGGATTTTGATATAAAAGATAATGATGGCAGAAACGTAGTTTTTGATGCTATAGAAAATGGAAATTTAGAGACTTTGAAAAAAGTTATTGACAATGTAAAAGATATAAATGCAGTAGATAAAAATGGACAAACAGCACTTTTTGAAGCTGTTTTAAAAGATGATTTAAGGCTTGCCTTGGCTTTGATAAATATTGGAATAAATCTAAATATTTTAGATAAAAATGGTCAAAATGTATTGTATAACACAATTTTGCAAGGTATGAAAAATGAGATACTTCTAAAGCATTTAGCAAAAAGAGGAATAAATCTTAATGTTGTCGATAATAGAGATAAGTCTATTTTAGATGAAATTTTTTATATAATGGTTTTACAAAAATATGATAAAGATATTGAAGATAAAAGATATGTACTTATAAATCCAAAAGATGATTACTTATCTTTGGCTCTTCAAATTATTGAATTAGGATTTAAAGTTGATACTTTAGATAAATATGGAAAAACTGCTTTACAAAAAGAGTTAGAGAGAAAAAATTTTGTAAATGCAGAGTTTTTATTAAATTGTGGAGCTAGTTTAAATATTTTTGATGAACATCACAGAAGTTTATTTCATATAGAGGTATTAAAGGGCTATTCAAATAATAAAATAATAGATTTTTTAATCCTAAAAGGTGCAAATTTAAACCAAAGAGATAAATATTTTAGAACAATTGTAGACAATCTTATAGAAATTATCTTAATCTCAAAAGGCGAAAAAACAAGAAATCAAAGTTTAGATGAATATATACAAGAAGATGGTGGATTTGATATCTTATTAAAAAAACTATTAGTTTATGAAGCTGATATAAGCTATACAAGAGTAGATGGAAAAAATATAGTTTTTGATTTGGTTCCTTATGATAGTTTTGAAATTCTTGATATTTTGGTTGAGTATAAAGTAGATTTAAACCACAAAGATTTTGATGGAAATACTCCTTTGATGTATATGGTTGATGAGGGTTTAAGAATAGAAGATAGAACTTTGAAAGCATATTTTATAAAAAGATTACAGAATTTTCTAAAATATAGAATAAATATGGATATTCAAGATAAAGATGGAAGAACTGTTATTCATAAAGCTGTAATAGCTGATGATTTGGTTATTGTTGAAAAATTAATGATAAAAAAAGCAAATCTTGATATAAAAGATAACCACGGAAGAACGGCACTTCATCACACTCAATGGAAAGGAAACTATGAGATAGCAAGATGGTTAATTCTAGCAGGTGCAAATATGAATGAACCTGATAATAGTGGATTTAATATATTAAACTATGCCGCAATTTTAGGACATACTAGACTTGTAATAACTCTTATCTCTTCTGGAGTTTTGATGTACAATAACAATCCAAAAAATAAAAAAGTAGCTGAATTTTTCAAAAGTAAAGAGAAGATACTTGATAAATTAGTTGCAGCAGAAGATATTAGTGATAGTAAGATGAAAAATGCTCTTATTGAAGTTGTTACAAACTTTAAAAAAGAGATAAATGAAGCTTTGCTTAAAAAATAA
- the glmU gene encoding bifunctional UDP-N-acetylglucosamine diphosphorylase/glucosamine-1-phosphate N-acetyltransferase GlmU, which translates to MNQKSIIILAAGQGTRMKSGTPKVLHKISGKPMIYYSIKEALKLSDDITVVLYHQFEKVKSEIEKYFSNINFVIQDHKNYPGTGGAVMGITPKYEKTLVLNGDMPLIQASELEKFDIENATIIMSVLELESADGYGRVIIENGNVKKIVEQKDASKEELKINKANAGIYQFETKFLLENLPKLNNNNNQKEYYITDLVEMAIKQSKILKPLVVNEENFKGVNSKVELADAEVIHQNRIKKEFLKAGVIMRLPDTIYIEEGVQIEGESIIENGVSLLGNSKIINSHIKTNSVVEDSIIIDSDIGPMARIRPLSEINKTHIGNFVETKKAILTGVKAGHLSYLGDCIIAEGTNIGCGTITCNYDGINKYQTIIGKNVFVGSDTQFVAPVKIEDDVLIAAGSCVTGNIKKGELYLTRAKAKTIDGYFYKHFDKAKKAKEEK; encoded by the coding sequence TTGAATCAAAAATCTATAATAATCCTTGCAGCTGGACAGGGAACAAGAATGAAATCAGGTACACCAAAGGTTTTACATAAAATCTCTGGAAAACCTATGATTTATTACTCAATAAAAGAGGCTTTAAAATTAAGTGATGATATTACAGTTGTTTTATATCATCAATTTGAAAAAGTTAAATCTGAAATAGAAAAATATTTTTCAAACATAAATTTTGTAATTCAAGACCATAAAAACTATCCAGGAACTGGTGGAGCAGTTATGGGAATAACACCAAAATATGAGAAAACTTTGGTTTTAAATGGAGATATGCCTTTAATTCAAGCAAGTGAACTTGAAAAATTTGATATAGAAAATGCAACTATTATAATGTCTGTTTTAGAGTTAGAAAGTGCAGATGGTTATGGAAGAGTAATTATTGAAAATGGAAATGTAAAAAAAATAGTTGAGCAAAAAGATGCTTCAAAAGAAGAGCTAAAAATCAACAAAGCAAATGCTGGAATTTATCAGTTTGAGACAAAATTCTTACTTGAAAATTTACCAAAGTTAAACAACAATAATAATCAAAAAGAGTACTACATAACAGACTTAGTTGAGATGGCGATAAAGCAAAGTAAAATTCTAAAACCACTTGTTGTAAATGAAGAGAATTTTAAAGGGGTAAACTCTAAAGTTGAGCTTGCCGATGCTGAAGTAATTCACCAAAATAGAATTAAAAAAGAGTTTTTAAAAGCAGGTGTTATTATGAGACTGCCTGATACTATCTATATAGAAGAGGGTGTGCAAATTGAAGGTGAATCAATTATTGAAAATGGTGTAAGTCTTCTTGGAAATTCAAAAATTATAAACTCACATATAAAAACAAATAGTGTTGTTGAAGATTCAATAATTATTGATAGTGATATTGGACCAATGGCACGAATACGACCTCTAAGTGAAATAAATAAAACACATATAGGAAACTTTGTTGAGACAAAAAAAGCTATTTTAACTGGTGTAAAAGCTGGGCATTTGAGTTATTTGGGAGATTGTATTATAGCTGAGGGTACAAATATTGGTTGCGGGACAATTACTTGTAACTATGATGGGATAAATAAATATCAAACAATAATTGGTAAAAATGTTTTTGTAGGAAGTGATACGCAGTTTGTTGCACCTGTAAAAATTGAAGATGATGTTTTAATAGCTGCTGGATCTTGTGTAACAGGAAATATAAAAAAAGGTGAACTTTATTTAACAAGAGCAAAAGCAAAAACTATTGATGGTTATTTTTATAAACATTTTGATAAAGCCAAAAAAGCAAAAGAAGAGAAATAA
- the coaBC gene encoding bifunctional phosphopantothenoylcysteine decarboxylase/phosphopantothenate--cysteine ligase CoaBC: MILKDKKILLGVTGSIAIYKTLDLIRLYIKSGAIVRVIMSESAKKFINPITFEAISQNKILDENSENWDKNSDYNHIDIAKWADILVIAPASANTINKISVGIADNLLLQTVLACKKKIIIAPAANTNMIENPITKNSIDSLENLGFKVLKTQTKELVCKDVGNGAMLEPIDIFQITCRELLKTSYWKNRRVILSGGGTVEKIDGVRYISNFSSGKMASSIATALYYLGANVSLVTTRGYENIPKDIDLQIVDSSQTMFLALQDKLALKSLKKSFLFMVAAISDYIPKESFSGKLKKESLGDNWSLELEKNIDILASIEKKDIFSIGFKAEMDKKEAKINAQNMLKNKSLDAVCLNILDENNSFGSQNNNIELILKDKSFNFSGDKLDISLNILEYLEKEFEK, encoded by the coding sequence GTGATTTTAAAAGATAAAAAAATTCTTCTAGGAGTTACTGGCTCTATTGCTATATATAAAACTTTGGATTTGATAAGACTTTATATAAAATCTGGAGCAATAGTTAGAGTTATTATGAGTGAAAGTGCAAAAAAGTTTATAAATCCAATAACTTTTGAAGCAATTAGCCAAAATAAAATTTTAGATGAAAATAGTGAAAACTGGGATAAAAATAGTGATTATAATCATATAGATATAGCAAAATGGGCTGATATTTTAGTAATTGCACCAGCTAGTGCAAATACTATAAATAAAATATCTGTAGGAATTGCTGATAATTTATTACTTCAAACAGTTCTTGCTTGTAAAAAGAAAATTATAATAGCTCCTGCTGCAAATACAAATATGATAGAAAATCCTATTACAAAAAATAGTATAGATAGTTTAGAAAATTTAGGTTTTAAAGTTTTAAAAACACAAACAAAAGAGTTAGTTTGTAAAGATGTTGGAAATGGTGCAATGCTTGAACCAATAGATATTTTTCAAATAACTTGTAGAGAGCTTTTAAAAACTTCTTACTGGAAAAATAGAAGAGTTATTTTAAGTGGTGGGGGAACAGTAGAAAAAATTGATGGTGTAAGATATATTTCAAACTTTTCAAGTGGAAAAATGGCATCAAGTATTGCAACTGCGCTTTACTATCTTGGAGCGAATGTAAGTTTAGTTACAACAAGAGGGTATGAAAATATACCCAAAGATATTGATTTACAAATTGTTGATAGCTCACAAACTATGTTTTTAGCTTTGCAAGATAAATTAGCTTTAAAATCTTTAAAAAAAAGTTTTTTATTTATGGTAGCTGCTATTAGTGATTATATTCCAAAAGAGAGTTTCAGCGGAAAATTAAAAAAAGAGAGTTTAGGTGATAATTGGAGCTTGGAACTTGAAAAAAATATAGATATTTTGGCTTCAATAGAGAAAAAAGATATTTTTTCTATTGGTTTTAAAGCTGAAATGGATAAAAAAGAAGCAAAAATAAATGCTCAAAATATGTTAAAAAATAAAAGTTTAGATGCAGTTTGCTTAAATATTTTAGATGAAAATAACAGTTTTGGGAGCCAAAACAATAATATAGAGCTTATTTTAAAAGATAAAAGTTTTAATTTTAGTGGTGATAAATTAGATATTTCATTAAATATCTTAGAATATTTAGAAAAAGAGTTTGAAAAATGA
- a CDS encoding di-trans,poly-cis-decaprenylcistransferase has translation MINSSCPSHIAIIMDGNGRWAKNRGLKRTAGHEEGARVVRNITKYCATLGVKYLTLYAFSTENWTRPKLEVEYLMKLLEKYLKNELETFMQNSIRFKAIGDLSKFSKNLQKTIKDIEEKTSKNSGLTQVLALNYGSKDEIIRAIKKLNEKKLDVNEKNFESCLDTAGIGPVDLLIRTSGEVRLSNYLLWQNAYAEMFFTQTLWPDFNIEELDDIIEDFNKRQRRFGGV, from the coding sequence ATGATTAACTCTAGTTGCCCATCTCATATAGCAATCATTATGGATGGAAATGGAAGATGGGCAAAAAATAGAGGTCTTAAAAGAACAGCAGGTCATGAAGAGGGTGCTAGGGTTGTTCGAAATATAACAAAATATTGTGCAACACTTGGAGTTAAGTATCTTACTTTATACGCTTTTTCGACTGAAAACTGGACAAGACCAAAACTGGAAGTTGAGTATTTAATGAAGCTTTTGGAAAAATACTTAAAAAATGAGCTTGAAACATTTATGCAAAATAGTATTAGATTTAAAGCTATTGGAGATTTAAGTAAGTTTTCAAAAAATTTACAAAAAACTATAAAAGATATTGAAGAAAAGACATCAAAAAACTCAGGGCTTACACAAGTTTTAGCACTAAATTATGGCTCAAAAGATGAGATAATTAGAGCAATAAAAAAGTTAAATGAGAAAAAACTTGATGTAAATGAAAAAAACTTTGAATCTTGTTTAGATACAGCAGGAATAGGTCCAGTTGATTTACTTATACGAACAAGTGGAGAAGTAAGACTATCTAACTATTTATTGTGGCAAAATGCTTATGCCGAGATGTTTTTTACTCAGACACTTTGGCCTGATTTTAATATTGAAGAGCTAGATGATATAATAGAAGATTTTAATAAAAGACAAAGAAGATTTGGTGGAGTTTAG
- a CDS encoding prepilin peptidase, with product MEFSILQMLLFTLFLINLVVLSFYDFKYKAVPDYLLLFALLSSFFITTLDIFEALQSAFIIAGAFVILNFLVTFYIQNIKSRFLKDESLKTQTALGEGDIPLIASFGVILGVYNTFIAIFLSAIVAMFYAVYLKNRKNEIEVPFIPFLVFGFLLEYFFNLSNIFKDFY from the coding sequence GTGGAGTTTAGTATTTTACAAATGTTACTTTTTACACTATTTTTGATAAATTTGGTAGTTTTATCATTTTATGATTTTAAATATAAAGCTGTGCCTGATTATCTTTTATTGTTTGCACTGTTATCATCTTTTTTTATTACAACTCTTGATATTTTTGAAGCATTACAAAGTGCTTTTATAATTGCTGGAGCTTTTGTAATATTAAATTTTTTGGTTACTTTTTATATACAAAATATAAAATCAAGATTTTTAAAAGATGAGAGTTTAAAAACTCAAACAGCACTAGGAGAAGGAGATATTCCTTTAATCGCATCTTTTGGTGTAATTTTAGGAGTTTATAATACATTTATTGCAATATTTCTAAGTGCAATTGTAGCTATGTTTTATGCAGTTTATTTAAAAAATAGAAAAAATGAGATTGAAGTACCTTTTATTCCATTTCTCGTTTTTGGTTTTTTATTAGAGTATTTTTTTAATTTATCAAATATTTTTAAGGATTTTTATTGA